A stretch of Aerococcus urinaehominis DNA encodes these proteins:
- the mfd gene encoding transcription-repair coupling factor, with translation MHVSDLFLKETKSRDLALDLQDKQAVLYLGLQGAAKAYLDQLIYQHNPDQHLIIVVAHNHQADVLADDLRLFLPDQSIRVFQVGESVAADQAIASPEALSERLQVLQNLASGQPGITIVPVLGLKKLLTPYQRWQELCQTISLGQELTPDQLKQDLIKLGYDQAEIVMKPGEMSARGDIVDFYPLNEPQPIRLSLAFDEVERLSYFDPNSQKSNRDLDHVDLIPVKDFLYQPADLQAASSSLLDQGKDLVAGMKDPELRDQVAAFFQAEVQAWQQGEATPQTNYYHQYIYDQPGNLLDYIDQAILILDDYPRLVEEAAKLDQQAAQLVEAKLREGQILPQQILYANFLDQIRACKKAKIYMSLWQQGLGQIKFDHLHQFQTRPVSQFYDQMDMLKIEIEAWLRTGRTICVYLPDSKKVSDLEDLLAAIDVKAYASDGNNIITNQVNLLVGDLSAGIEFVNEKLVFLAESDIFAVKKKKRRPRQLQISNAERIQSYQQLEPGDYVVHVNHGIGQFVGIETIEVAGVHRDYMTIVFADSAAIHVPIDQIDQVQKYVSSEGKTPKLNKMGGTEWAKTKQKVSSKVEDIADELIELYASREAEQGYAFSPDTPEQADFEQAFPYTETDDQLRSISEIKADMEASKPMDRLLVGDVGFGKTEVAMRAIFKAVMDGKQAAFLVPTTILAQQHFESLTERFQDYPFKIELLSRFRSKKEQDQTVEDLAKGKVDIVVGTHRLLSKDVAFLDLGLLVVDEEQRFGVKDKERLKALKEKVDVLTLTATPIPRTLNMSMLGVRDLSVIETPPANRYPVQTYVIEQNAGVVKDSIEREISRDGQVFYLFNNVAQIEEKAGEIKALVPDAEVGIAHGQMTPIQLENIMLDFIDGVYDVLVTTTIIETGVDIPNANTLIVENANHMGLSTLYQLRGRVGRSNRIAYAYFMYKPDRMLSEISEKRLQALRDFTELGSGFKIAMRDLSIRGAGNLLGKQQHGFMNAIGFDLYSQMLREAVQRKRGILPAVKREPVEIDLAIDAYIPSSYIRDERQKVEMYKRVNQFTTSDDRWELDDEMLDRFGEPPSQVQYLLQVGGLKADSDKIGISSIKRKNKEISLTFYPDLIQKELTPAIFEAMQDIPMRMQIKVDKGRLLVMLNIDKLTIESWLDYLLQFTDRLAQLANRFNPSQSQEEAASHEADQ, from the coding sequence ATGCACGTTAGCGACCTATTTTTAAAAGAGACTAAGAGCCGAGACTTGGCGCTTGATTTACAAGACAAACAAGCGGTTCTTTATCTGGGCCTTCAGGGAGCTGCCAAGGCCTATCTCGATCAGCTGATCTATCAACATAATCCAGACCAACACTTGATAATTGTCGTTGCCCACAACCACCAAGCGGATGTATTAGCGGATGACTTGCGTCTGTTTTTACCTGACCAGTCTATCCGTGTTTTTCAAGTTGGGGAAAGTGTGGCGGCAGATCAAGCGATTGCTAGTCCGGAAGCCCTTAGTGAGCGTTTGCAAGTCCTACAAAACTTGGCTTCAGGACAGCCAGGGATTACCATAGTGCCAGTACTAGGCCTTAAAAAACTATTAACCCCTTACCAGCGTTGGCAAGAGCTCTGTCAGACAATCAGCCTGGGCCAAGAATTGACGCCGGACCAGCTTAAACAAGATCTAATCAAACTGGGTTATGACCAGGCCGAGATTGTCATGAAACCAGGAGAAATGAGTGCGCGTGGCGATATTGTTGACTTTTATCCTCTAAATGAGCCCCAGCCTATCCGCTTGTCATTGGCCTTCGATGAGGTGGAGCGCTTATCTTACTTTGATCCTAATAGTCAAAAATCTAATCGGGACCTAGACCATGTTGACTTGATTCCGGTAAAAGACTTTCTCTATCAGCCAGCCGATCTCCAAGCAGCAAGTAGCTCCTTATTAGATCAAGGTAAGGACTTGGTTGCTGGTATGAAAGATCCTGAACTTAGGGACCAAGTAGCCGCCTTTTTCCAGGCTGAGGTCCAGGCTTGGCAGCAGGGAGAGGCAACACCACAGACTAATTACTACCACCAATATATTTATGACCAGCCTGGCAATCTCTTGGACTATATTGACCAGGCAATCCTGATATTAGATGATTATCCGCGTTTAGTTGAAGAGGCTGCTAAGCTAGACCAACAGGCTGCCCAGCTGGTTGAAGCTAAGCTCAGAGAGGGGCAAATTCTGCCCCAGCAAATTTTATATGCAAATTTTCTAGATCAAATACGGGCGTGTAAAAAAGCCAAGATTTATATGTCTTTATGGCAACAGGGCCTGGGACAGATTAAATTTGACCATCTCCACCAATTTCAAACCCGGCCAGTTAGTCAGTTCTATGACCAAATGGATATGCTTAAAATTGAAATTGAGGCTTGGCTAAGAACGGGACGGACCATCTGTGTTTATTTACCTGATAGTAAAAAGGTTAGTGACTTAGAGGACCTCTTAGCGGCAATTGATGTGAAGGCCTATGCTAGTGATGGCAATAATATTATTACTAACCAGGTAAACCTTCTAGTTGGCGACTTGTCGGCTGGGATTGAGTTTGTTAATGAGAAGTTAGTATTTTTAGCTGAATCAGATATCTTTGCCGTCAAGAAGAAAAAAAGACGGCCGCGCCAATTGCAAATTTCGAATGCCGAACGGATCCAGTCCTACCAGCAATTAGAGCCTGGTGATTATGTGGTCCATGTCAATCATGGGATTGGCCAATTTGTCGGCATCGAAACCATAGAGGTGGCTGGCGTTCATCGTGACTATATGACCATTGTTTTCGCTGATAGTGCTGCTATCCATGTGCCGATTGACCAGATCGACCAGGTACAAAAGTATGTTTCAAGTGAAGGTAAGACCCCTAAGCTCAACAAAATGGGCGGCACAGAGTGGGCCAAGACCAAGCAAAAGGTTTCCAGCAAGGTTGAGGATATCGCCGATGAATTAATTGAACTCTATGCCAGCCGGGAAGCTGAACAAGGCTATGCCTTTAGCCCAGATACCCCAGAGCAAGCTGACTTTGAACAAGCCTTCCCTTATACGGAAACTGATGACCAGTTACGTTCTATTAGTGAAATTAAGGCTGATATGGAAGCAAGCAAGCCCATGGATCGACTCTTAGTCGGGGATGTTGGTTTTGGTAAGACTGAAGTCGCTATGCGGGCCATTTTTAAAGCAGTTATGGATGGCAAGCAAGCTGCCTTCCTGGTGCCGACGACCATTTTGGCCCAACAACACTTTGAAAGCTTAACAGAGCGCTTTCAAGATTATCCTTTTAAAATCGAACTATTAAGTCGTTTCCGCAGTAAAAAAGAGCAGGATCAAACCGTTGAAGACCTTGCCAAGGGCAAGGTCGATATTGTGGTCGGCACCCACCGTCTCTTGTCTAAAGATGTAGCCTTTCTTGACCTGGGCCTTTTAGTTGTGGATGAGGAGCAACGTTTTGGTGTTAAGGATAAGGAACGACTCAAGGCCTTAAAAGAGAAGGTGGATGTGTTGACATTGACGGCAACACCAATTCCACGCACCTTGAATATGTCCATGCTAGGAGTGCGTGACTTGTCAGTCATAGAAACCCCACCAGCCAACCGCTATCCAGTGCAAACTTATGTCATTGAGCAAAATGCCGGGGTGGTTAAGGATAGTATTGAGCGCGAGATTAGTCGGGACGGACAGGTATTTTACCTCTTTAATAATGTGGCTCAAATTGAAGAAAAGGCAGGCGAAATTAAGGCCCTGGTTCCTGATGCAGAGGTGGGGATCGCCCACGGACAAATGACGCCTATCCAACTAGAAAATATCATGCTGGACTTTATTGATGGGGTTTATGATGTATTGGTAACTACAACTATCATCGAGACTGGGGTGGATATCCCTAATGCCAATACGCTTATTGTCGAAAATGCTAACCATATGGGCCTATCGACTCTCTACCAGTTACGTGGTCGGGTGGGCCGGTCTAACCGGATTGCTTACGCCTATTTTATGTACAAACCAGACCGGATGCTCAGCGAGATATCTGAAAAACGTTTGCAAGCCTTGCGTGACTTTACGGAGTTAGGTTCTGGCTTTAAGATTGCTATGCGCGACTTGTCAATCAGAGGAGCGGGCAATCTACTTGGTAAGCAACAGCATGGCTTTATGAATGCCATCGGTTTTGACCTTTATTCGCAAATGCTGCGCGAGGCAGTCCAACGCAAGCGGGGCATCTTACCGGCTGTCAAAAGAGAGCCGGTTGAGATTGACCTGGCGATTGATGCCTATATCCCTTCATCGTATATTCGGGATGAGCGACAAAAGGTAGAAATGTATAAGCGGGTTAACCAGTTTACAACTAGCGATGACCGTTGGGAATTGGATGATGAGATGCTGGATCGTTTTGGTGAGCCGCCTAGCCAGGTTCAATACCTCTTGCAAGTTGGAGGTCTCAAGGCCGATAGTGACAAGATTGGTATTAGCAGTATTAAACGGAAAAATAAGGAAATTAGTCTGACTTTTTATCCCGATTTAATCCAGAAGGAGTTGACACCTGCTATCTTTGAGGCCATGCAGGACATCCCCATGCGCATGCAAATCAAAGTGGATAAGGGCCGTTTGCTGGTCATGTTGAATATAGATAAATTGACCATTGAATCTTGGTTAGATTATCTGTTGCAGTTTACCGATCGTCTGGCTCAATTAGCTAATCGCTTTAATCCTAGTCAAAGCCAGGAGGAGGCGGCTAGTCATGAAGCAGACCAGTAA
- the pth gene encoding aminoacyl-tRNA hydrolase, translating into MKIIVGLGNPGDKYQKTRHNIGFITLDEWAYQNHERFNQNKMRGHFFETHVNGEKVIFLKPQTFMNLSGECVADFMNYYKLSVDDLLVIYDDLDLPVGQVRLRKKGSAGGHNGMKNIIHHLATDQIKRIKIGIGRPRDFQTVVSYVLGAFPDQDHTEMLASVRQSCQAVDAWLGGQSFENVMNQYN; encoded by the coding sequence ATGAAAATTATTGTCGGCCTGGGTAATCCAGGGGATAAGTATCAAAAAACACGACACAATATTGGCTTTATTACCCTGGATGAGTGGGCCTATCAAAATCATGAGCGTTTTAACCAAAATAAGATGCGGGGCCATTTTTTTGAGACCCATGTCAATGGTGAAAAAGTAATATTCCTCAAACCTCAGACCTTTATGAATCTTTCAGGTGAATGTGTGGCAGATTTTATGAACTATTACAAGTTATCTGTTGATGATCTCCTGGTTATCTATGACGATTTAGATTTACCCGTTGGCCAAGTTCGCTTACGTAAAAAAGGATCAGCAGGTGGCCATAACGGCATGAAAAATATTATTCATCATCTGGCTACTGACCAAATAAAAAGAATCAAAATAGGTATAGGTCGCCCAAGGGATTTCCAAACCGTAGTATCTTATGTCTTAGGCGCCTTTCCTGACCAAGACCACACCGAAATGTTGGCCAGTGTGCGCCAATCTTGCCAAGCTGTTGATGCTTGGCTGGGCGGTCAAAGTTTTGAAAATGTGATGAACCAGTATAATTAA
- a CDS encoding amino acid ABC transporter ATP-binding protein produces MAAIEVVDLKKSFGDNEVLKKIDLQVQPGEVLCIIGPSGSGKSTLLRCLNRLEEIDSGSVVVNGNELTDKNVDINKARENVGMVFQHFNLFPHLTVLENITLAPVELNKQDKATAEQTAKSLLDRVGLADKADVYPNSLSGGQKQRVAIARALAMNPDILLFDEPTSALDPEMVGDVLAVMQQLANDGMTMVVVTHEMGFAREVADRVIFMDGGYIVEEGDPEQIFSQPQHERTKSFLEKVL; encoded by the coding sequence ATGGCAGCGATTGAAGTAGTAGACCTAAAGAAAAGTTTTGGCGATAATGAAGTATTGAAGAAAATTGACTTGCAAGTGCAACCGGGAGAGGTGCTATGTATTATTGGCCCATCTGGATCAGGCAAATCGACCTTACTTCGGTGCCTTAACCGGTTAGAGGAGATTGATTCAGGTTCAGTAGTTGTTAACGGGAATGAGTTAACTGATAAAAATGTGGATATCAATAAAGCACGGGAAAATGTCGGCATGGTTTTCCAACATTTTAATCTCTTTCCACATCTAACAGTGCTGGAAAATATAACACTAGCGCCGGTGGAGTTAAATAAGCAAGATAAAGCGACTGCTGAACAAACCGCTAAATCTCTTTTAGATCGGGTAGGTTTGGCTGATAAAGCGGATGTTTACCCTAATTCCTTATCAGGTGGCCAAAAACAGCGGGTGGCTATTGCGCGTGCGCTAGCTATGAACCCTGATATTCTGCTTTTTGATGAACCAACCTCAGCCCTAGACCCAGAAATGGTCGGCGATGTTTTGGCTGTTATGCAACAGCTAGCTAACGATGGCATGACCATGGTGGTAGTCACTCATGAGATGGGATTTGCTCGAGAGGTTGCTGATCGGGTAATCTTTATGGATGGTGGCTATATTGTCGAGGAAGGAGACCCTGAGCAAATTTTTAGCCAGCCCCAACATGAGCGGACTAAATCTTTCTTAGAAAAAGTACTATAG
- a CDS encoding NAD-dependent protein deacylase — MDKIKCFSQYIDQADQIVFFTGAGMSTASGIPDFRSAGGLFMEQLGGSYRPEEIVSHDFFSRYPQAYFTYHFDKLVYPEAQPNLGHRFIADLEDQGKQISVVTQNIDGLHQQAGSHHVFELHGTVLDNYCLTCGRHYRLDQLEKDQEGVPRCPSDGGIVRPNIVLYQENLPEQTVKGAVAAISQADLLVVLGTSLQVYPAAGFLNYFQGDHLVVVNKSPLSLDRPGLLVFEDSIENVFSQL, encoded by the coding sequence ATGGACAAGATTAAGTGTTTCAGCCAATATATTGATCAAGCTGATCAGATAGTATTCTTTACCGGCGCTGGTATGTCAACAGCTTCTGGTATTCCGGACTTTCGTTCGGCCGGTGGTTTATTTATGGAGCAGTTGGGGGGGAGCTACCGACCTGAAGAAATCGTTTCTCATGATTTTTTTAGCCGCTATCCTCAGGCCTATTTTACCTATCATTTTGACAAGCTTGTTTATCCGGAGGCCCAGCCTAATCTGGGCCATCGTTTTATTGCTGATTTAGAAGACCAGGGTAAACAAATTAGTGTAGTGACTCAGAATATTGATGGGCTTCACCAACAAGCGGGGTCACATCATGTTTTTGAGCTCCATGGTACAGTTTTAGATAATTACTGCTTAACTTGCGGTCGCCACTACCGACTTGACCAGTTAGAAAAAGACCAAGAGGGCGTGCCCCGTTGCCCGAGTGATGGTGGTATTGTTCGCCCGAATATTGTACTCTACCAGGAAAACTTACCCGAACAGACAGTTAAGGGGGCGGTGGCCGCAATTAGCCAGGCTGACCTTTTAGTTGTGCTCGGGACATCTCTACAGGTTTACCCAGCAGCCGGCTTTTTGAACTATTTTCAAGGGGATCATTTGGTCGTGGTTAACAAGTCGCCTTTATCTTTAGACCGGCCGGGCCTGTTGGTCTTTGAAGACAGCATCGAAAATGTATTTAGCCAGCTTTAA
- a CDS encoding L-lactate dehydrogenase — translation MSKKRKQRIILIGDGAVGSSFAFASVLTGVGRELGIIDLNGDRVDGDVLDLIDAGAYAAPKRIFHADYADCGSADIVVITAGAAQKPGETRLDLVHKNTRIFKGMIEQVVASGFQGIFLIATNPVDVLSYWTWKFSGFPPEKIIGSGTALDSARFRQEIAQILDIDSRNVHGYILGEHGDTEFPVWSQANVGGMDIYQWVRRHKHIDQQELVERFYKVRDKAYEIIDLKGATYYGVAAALARICRAILNDENAVLPVSILMDGHFGLDDVFISAPAVVGSEGVREVVEINLNDQELQKMQSSAQVLKETIQAAREKLEEDA, via the coding sequence ATGTCTAAAAAACGCAAACAAAGAATTATTTTAATTGGCGATGGTGCAGTCGGTTCAAGTTTTGCTTTTGCTTCAGTTCTAACTGGTGTTGGCCGTGAACTCGGCATTATCGACCTTAATGGTGACCGGGTTGACGGTGATGTACTTGACTTAATCGATGCTGGTGCATATGCCGCTCCTAAACGTATTTTCCATGCTGATTATGCTGATTGTGGTTCAGCTGACATTGTTGTAATTACCGCGGGCGCAGCCCAAAAACCGGGTGAAACTAGATTGGACCTCGTGCATAAGAATACGCGTATCTTCAAGGGCATGATTGAACAAGTTGTTGCATCTGGCTTCCAGGGTATCTTCCTAATTGCCACTAATCCAGTCGATGTCTTATCATACTGGACTTGGAAATTCTCTGGCTTCCCACCTGAAAAAATTATCGGCTCAGGGACTGCCTTAGACTCAGCCCGTTTCCGTCAAGAAATTGCGCAAATCTTAGATATTGACTCTCGTAATGTTCACGGCTATATCCTTGGTGAACACGGAGATACTGAATTCCCGGTTTGGTCCCAAGCAAATGTTGGTGGTATGGATATTTACCAATGGGTGCGTCGCCACAAACATATTGACCAACAAGAGCTGGTTGAACGTTTCTACAAAGTCCGCGATAAGGCCTACGAAATCATTGACTTAAAAGGAGCAACCTACTACGGCGTTGCCGCGGCTCTAGCACGTATCTGCCGGGCCATTCTTAATGATGAAAATGCTGTGTTGCCAGTCTCTATCCTAATGGATGGTCATTTTGGTTTAGATGATGTCTTCATCTCAGCGCCAGCGGTTGTTGGTAGCGAAGGAGTTCGTGAAGTAGTTGAAATCAACCTCAACGACCAAGAATTACAAAAAATGCAATCGTCAGCCCAGGTGCTAAAAGAAACCATCCAAGCAGCGCGCGAGAAATTAGAAGAAGATGCTTAA
- a CDS encoding AEC family transporter, whose product MTNFLIGFNAVMPMVLYMVLGQFFSRSKLVSQEAFSQFNRALFGILLPINLFANVYNTNIAEDFDPDTLIYVLLYAVGIFIVSAIIVPLLEKDNRKRGVIVQGAIRSNAILFGLPLGISLLGEDNMGMVSIVLATIVPLNNILSVVALSIYSDAKLSLKQIGKNIITNPMVIFTLAGILVQILNIQFPIFMETAMNNLSRMVSPLALLVMGGTFNFSKLKEAGWPLIGTVATKLVINPAIAFLIGGYVLGFRGASIVAILIATAGPTAVSSFAQAEAAGGDGDLANQIVVFTTVLSMFTLVAWIFLLKTWGYF is encoded by the coding sequence GTGACTAATTTTTTAATTGGTTTTAATGCGGTCATGCCCATGGTGCTATACATGGTCTTGGGTCAATTTTTCTCGCGATCAAAGCTGGTGAGCCAGGAGGCCTTTAGCCAATTTAATCGCGCCCTTTTCGGTATTCTTTTACCAATCAATTTATTCGCTAATGTTTATAATACTAATATTGCCGAAGACTTTGATCCTGATACGCTCATCTATGTGCTTTTGTATGCAGTAGGTATCTTTATTGTGTCAGCTATTATCGTACCATTATTGGAAAAAGACAATCGTAAGCGAGGTGTTATTGTTCAAGGTGCGATTCGGTCGAATGCTATTTTATTTGGCCTCCCCTTAGGCATCTCTCTATTAGGTGAAGACAATATGGGGATGGTATCGATAGTTTTAGCAACCATTGTCCCCTTAAATAACATTTTATCGGTGGTCGCCTTGTCTATTTACTCAGATGCTAAACTATCTTTAAAACAGATTGGTAAGAATATTATAACCAATCCCATGGTCATCTTTACCTTAGCGGGCATTTTGGTTCAAATTTTAAATATCCAGTTTCCGATTTTTATGGAGACCGCAATGAATAATTTATCGCGTATGGTATCTCCCCTTGCCTTACTAGTTATGGGGGGCACCTTCAATTTTTCTAAACTCAAGGAAGCTGGCTGGCCACTTATAGGAACGGTAGCTACTAAGCTGGTGATTAATCCGGCAATTGCATTCTTGATCGGGGGCTATGTGCTCGGCTTTCGTGGTGCATCGATTGTAGCTATTTTAATTGCCACAGCGGGTCCAACAGCAGTGTCTTCCTTTGCTCAAGCGGAAGCAGCTGGTGGGGATGGCGATCTGGCTAATCAAATTGTTGTCTTTACCACTGTCTTGTCTATGTTTACCCTAGTCGCTTGGATTTTCTTATTAAAAACATGGGGCTATTTTTAA
- a CDS encoding ribose-phosphate diphosphokinase: MSGQHNDEASFKLFALNSNRPLAQKIADFIGVELGQLDVTQFSDGEIKINIEESIRGDDVYIIQSTSYPVSDNLLELLIMIDACRRASANSINVVIPYFGYARQDRKAKPREPITSKLVANMLEMAGASRVLTLDLHAAQIQGFFDIPVDHLMGAPLLANYFLETKKLDPEEIVVVSPDHGGVTRARKLAEFLKAPIAIIDKRRPKANVAEVMNIIGDIEGRHAIIIDDMIDTAGTITLAAQALADAGAKSVVACCTHPVLSGPAIDRLDDSVLSEVVVTDSIELADEKRIDKIKQITVAELIAEAIIRIYENRSVSPLFKDKFKGLQQSLDLD, translated from the coding sequence ATGTCTGGACAACATAACGATGAAGCTTCTTTCAAGCTGTTTGCTTTAAACTCGAACCGGCCCTTGGCCCAAAAGATTGCTGACTTTATTGGGGTTGAGCTAGGTCAGCTAGATGTCACACAATTTAGTGACGGCGAGATTAAAATCAATATCGAAGAATCTATCCGTGGTGACGATGTTTATATCATCCAATCCACTTCTTATCCTGTTTCGGATAATCTACTGGAATTGCTTATTATGATTGATGCCTGTCGTCGGGCTTCAGCCAATTCGATTAATGTGGTTATTCCTTACTTTGGTTATGCCCGCCAAGACCGTAAGGCTAAGCCGAGAGAACCAATCACTTCTAAATTGGTTGCTAACATGCTAGAAATGGCCGGTGCATCCCGTGTGTTAACCCTTGATTTACATGCGGCTCAAATCCAAGGCTTCTTTGATATCCCGGTTGACCACTTAATGGGGGCGCCATTACTGGCTAACTATTTCTTAGAGACCAAGAAATTAGATCCTGAAGAAATTGTCGTTGTTTCCCCTGACCATGGTGGGGTGACCCGGGCTCGTAAGTTGGCAGAATTCCTGAAAGCACCAATTGCCATTATCGATAAGCGCCGTCCGAAAGCTAACGTAGCTGAAGTTATGAATATTATCGGTGATATCGAAGGTCGGCATGCCATTATTATCGATGATATGATTGATACAGCTGGTACCATTACCCTAGCTGCTCAAGCTTTAGCTGATGCTGGTGCTAAGTCTGTGGTGGCTTGCTGTACACACCCAGTCCTGTCTGGTCCAGCCATTGACCGTTTGGATGACTCTGTGTTATCTGAAGTGGTGGTAACCGATTCTATCGAGTTAGCAGATGAAAAACGAATTGATAAAATTAAGCAAATTACTGTGGCAGAACTAATTGCTGAAGCGATTATCCGTATTTATGAAAATCGTTCAGTGAGTCCTCTCTTTAAAGATAAATTTAAAGGATTACAACAATCACTCGATTTAGATTAA
- the glmU gene encoding bifunctional UDP-N-acetylglucosamine diphosphorylase/glucosamine-1-phosphate N-acetyltransferase GlmU produces MGKSYAIILAAGKGTRMKSKLYKVLHPVAGKPMVDHVLAAVSAAGFDEIITIVGHGADQVKAALGDRSAYCLQAEQLGTGHAVLQAEELLGDKEGTTLVISGDTPLFTSQTLKDLVDLHQKEGAKATLLTAHADNPFGYGRVIRSSDGSVLKVVEQKDANEAEQAVQEVNTATYVFDNQALFQALGQVGNDNAQGEYYLPDVIGILQDQGDKVAAYQMPDLAEAMGVNDRVALAEANQVYYRRNNDFHMRNGVTIVDPASVFIEAGVEIGADTVIEPNVQLRGKTIIGEDCHIDSRTIITDSTIGNRVEISSSDIESAKVADDVTIGPNAHLRPGADLRAGVHIGNYVEVKNAIIGEGSKAGHLTYIGDAEIGKHVNVACGVIFANYDGVNKHKSYVGDDVFIGSDVTIISPVKVGDRAFIAAGSTISKDIPEDAMGIARQRQENKENYRKKLPISKK; encoded by the coding sequence ATGGGAAAAAGCTATGCCATTATTCTAGCTGCTGGTAAGGGGACACGGATGAAGTCAAAACTATACAAGGTCCTCCACCCAGTTGCTGGCAAGCCAATGGTAGACCATGTCTTAGCTGCGGTTTCAGCAGCTGGTTTTGATGAAATCATTACAATTGTCGGCCACGGTGCTGACCAGGTTAAGGCAGCTTTAGGCGACCGGTCAGCTTATTGCTTGCAGGCTGAGCAACTAGGGACTGGTCATGCGGTCTTACAGGCTGAGGAACTTTTAGGTGATAAGGAGGGCACAACGTTGGTAATCAGTGGTGATACCCCATTGTTTACTAGCCAGACCCTTAAAGACTTAGTCGATCTGCACCAAAAAGAGGGCGCTAAGGCAACTTTGCTGACTGCCCATGCAGATAATCCTTTTGGTTATGGACGCGTGATTCGCTCTAGTGATGGATCGGTTCTTAAAGTGGTTGAACAAAAAGATGCCAATGAAGCAGAGCAAGCTGTTCAGGAAGTTAACACAGCTACTTATGTATTTGACAACCAGGCTCTTTTCCAAGCCCTAGGTCAAGTAGGTAATGACAATGCCCAGGGTGAATACTATCTGCCTGATGTAATTGGTATCTTGCAAGACCAGGGAGACAAAGTAGCTGCCTATCAGATGCCTGATTTAGCAGAAGCGATGGGGGTAAATGATCGGGTAGCCTTAGCGGAGGCTAACCAGGTTTACTACCGCCGAAATAATGACTTCCACATGCGTAACGGGGTAACTATTGTAGATCCAGCGTCTGTATTTATTGAAGCAGGTGTTGAGATTGGTGCTGATACAGTGATTGAGCCTAATGTCCAACTGAGAGGTAAGACCATCATTGGTGAAGATTGCCATATTGATAGTCGAACAATCATTACGGATTCTACGATTGGTAATCGGGTTGAGATTTCGTCGTCCGATATTGAATCTGCTAAGGTAGCTGATGATGTTACCATTGGCCCTAACGCCCACCTCCGTCCCGGTGCTGATCTGAGAGCAGGGGTCCATATCGGCAATTATGTTGAGGTCAAGAATGCGATTATTGGTGAAGGCTCTAAGGCTGGTCACCTGACTTATATTGGTGATGCGGAGATTGGCAAACATGTTAATGTTGCTTGTGGTGTGATCTTTGCTAACTACGATGGGGTCAACAAGCATAAGTCTTATGTTGGTGATGATGTCTTTATTGGTTCTGATGTGACGATTATTTCTCCTGTTAAGGTTGGTGACCGGGCCTTTATCGCTGCCGGTTCTACTATTTCTAAGGATATTCCGGAAGATGCTATGGGTATTGCTCGGCAACGTCAAGAAAATAAAGAAAATTATCGAAAAAAATTGCCTATTTCTAAAAAGTAA